AAGAACCCCTCGGAGAACAGCCCCCGCTCCCTGCCTAGGCGGTGACAGGCACATGGCACTGGGTACGGCCACGCCCCCGTACGAGCCGCGGTTCGACGCCGGGCGGATCTGTCTGGATCTCCTCGCGACCGCGCATCCGGCCGAACGGCTGGACGGCGTGGAGGCGTTGCGCGCGTGGATCGCCGGGGCGGGGCTCGTGCCGGAGGGTACGGGGCTCGGGCACGCCGATGCGTCCTGGCTCGTGGGGTTCCGGGAACTGCGCGCCCACATCGGGCAGTTGGTCCGCAACCCGCACGCGCCGGACACGCCGTCGTACGAGCGCGCGCTGCGGCGGGTCAACGAGGTCGCGCGGGGCGAGACCCCCGCCCCGCGCGCCGTACGCGATCCGGACCGCGGTCTCAGCAGGGAGCTGGCCGGGCCGCCGGCCTGTGCCGGGCTGCTCGCGCTCCTCGCGCGGGACGCCGTCGACCTGCTCACCGACCCCGTCGCGCGGGCCGCCGTACGGGAGTGCGAAGGGGACAACTGCCCGCTCGTGTACCTCGACACGTCACGCGGGCGGCGCCGGCGGTGGTGCTCCAGCGAGGTGTGCGGCAACCGGGAGCGGGTGGCCCGGCACCGGCGGCGGGCCGCGCTCGCGCGGGCGTGATTTCCGTAACACCGAGTTTGAGTGGGCCGTACACGGGAAGCTGCGGCCAACTCCCCTTCCGTGTCTGGATTGTGAAGATCGCGGGGTGGGAATGTGCGCGCATGTCCCTGTCGTCACGTCAGCTCAGAGAAAACTGTCACCTCCGTTTGAACACCGCGCCGCTTCCTTCCGTACGGGTGGGCGAGCGACCGACTGGGGGAACCCCCGGACACCGGAGGTGGGCGTGCGCAAGGATGCGGCCGTGGCCAATGAACGTGGAACGAGGGCCCGACATCGCATGTCCTCACAGCCCTCGGAACCTGACGAGGAGCTGATGCGTGCGCTGTATCGAGAGCACGCCGGACCCCTGCTCGCGTATGTCCTGCGCCTGGTCGCCGGAGATCGGCAGCGCGCCGAGGACGTCGTACAGGAAACGCTCATCCGTGCCTGGAAGAACGCCGGTCAGCTCAATCGGGCGACCGGTTCGGTACGCCCCTGGCTGGTGACGGTCGCGCGCCGCATCGTCATCGACGGCCACCGCAGCCGGCAGGCCCGGCCGCAGGAGGTCGATCCGTCGCCGCTGGAGGTCATCCCCGCGGAGGACGAGATCGACAAGGCGCTGTGGCTGATGACGCTGTCGGACGCGCTCGACGACCTGACCCCGGCCCACCGAGAGGTGCTCGTCGAGACGTACTTCAAGGGGCGTACGGTCAATGAGGCGGCCGAGACGCTGGGCATACCCAGCGGCACGGTGCGGTCTCGGGTGTTCTACGCCCTGCGTTCGATGAAGCTGGCACTGGAGGAGCGGGGGGTGACGGCGTGATGAGCAGTGGTTACGGGGGAATGCAGGGATTCGGGGCGCAAGGTCCGGGTATGCCTGGCCCCATGAACCCCAGTCCGGGATCTCCGGTGCCGAGCGAGCACGAGACCGTGGGCGCCTACGCCCTCGGCATCCTCGACGACGCCGAGGCAACCGCTTTCGAGGCCCACCTCGCCGGCTGCGAGTGGTGCGCCCAGCAGCTGGACGAGCTGGCCGGGATGGAGCCGATGCTGGCCGCCCTCGCGGACCTGCCCGGTTCCGGCAGCACGCCCGCGATCGGCGAGTCGCTGTCCGCCAAGCCCACGCCCCGCCTGGTGGAGAAGCTGGTCGACGAGGTCGCGGAGAAGCGCGCCCAGAAGCGCCGGCGCAGCTTCTACATGATCGCGGCGGCGGCCGCACTGATCATCGCCGGCCCGCTGGCCGCGGTGGCGGTGAACGGCGGCTCCGGCGGGAGCGGGGGCCAGGTCACCGCGTCCTCGGCGCAGACGGCGTTCGCCTCGATGCCCGACAAGAAGTCCGCCACGGACCCGTCGTCCCAGATCAGCGCTACCGTCGCCATGGCGCAGAAGGACTGGGGCACCCAGGCGGTCCTGGAGCTGAAGAACGCCAAGGGGCCGATCAAGTGCTCCCTGGTGCTCGTGGCGAAGAACGGACAGCGCGTGACGATGTCCTCCTGGTCCGTGCCGAACTGGGGCTACGGCATCCCGGACGGCAAGACGCCCGAGTCCAGGAAACCGCTCTACATCGGTGGCGCGGCGGCCTTCAAGCCCAACGAGATCGATCACTTCGAGGTCGTGACCTTCCAGGGGAAGAAGCTGGTACAAGTCGACGCGTAGCTTCCACCGGCCCCCTTCGCGTACGGTTGACGGCTGCCCAGCACGTCAGAAGGGGGCCAGGTGGCCGCTCAGGTTCAGCAGTCCGCGGTCGGCTCGGTACACGGCGCACAGGATTCCGTCCGTGACCGGGAGATCGGCGTCGAACAGGAACACCTGGACCGGGTGTACCGGCGGCTGGAGGAGAAGATCCACGAGGCCGAGTTCCTGATGCACGACGCGGCCAAGCGCGGCCAGGTGGGCACCCCGGGCGCGCTGGCCGAACGGGACGCGCAGGTCTTCCGCGCCGGCATCCACCTGAACCGGCTCAACAACGAGTTCGAGGACTTCCTCTTCGGCCGGATCGACCTGCTCCCCGGCAAGGACGGCAAGAAGGGGCCCGACGGGGCCTATACGGCGGTGGAGCCCGCGGAGGGCGCCGTACGCCCCGACCACACCGCCGACATCGCCGAGACCCTGCACATCGGGCGCATCGGCGTCCTCGACGAGGACTACGCCCCGCTGGTCATCGACTGGCGGGCGCCCGCCGCCGCGCCCTTCTACCGGGCCACCCCGGTGGAGCCCGGGCGGGTCGTACGGCGCCGGGTCATCCGGTCCAAGGGGCGCCGCGTGCTCGGCGTCGAGGACGACCTGATGCGGCCCGAGCTGACCGCCTACCTGGACGGCCGCGAGCTGCCCGTCATCGGCGACGGCGCCCTCATGGCGGCCCTCGGCCAGGCCCGCACCCACACCATGCGGGACATCGTCTCCTCCATCCAGGCCGAGCAGGACCTGGTGATCCGCGCCCCCGCGGCCTCCGTCACCCACGTCGAGGGCGGGCCCGGCACCGGCAAGACCGCCGTCGCCCTGCACCGCGCCGCCTACCTGCTCTACCAGGACAGACGCCGCTACGCGGGCGGCATCCTCATCGTCTCCCCGACCCCGCTGCTCGTCGCCTACACCGAGGGCGTGCTGCCCTCGCTCGGCGAGGAGGGCCAGGTAGCGATCCGCGCCATAGGCTCGCTCGTCGACGGCGCGGAGGCGACCCTGTACGACTCCCCGGCCGTGGCCCGCGCCAAGGGCTCGTACCGGATGCTGAAGGTGCTGCGGAAGGCGGCCCGGGGCGCGCTGGAGCTGGGGCCGGGCGGCGCCGCCGGGGCGGGGCGGCTCGCCCTGGACGCCGTGGACGACGCGCCGGACACCGAGCCGCAGGCCCCCGCCGGGCCGCCCTCCCGCCTGCGCGTCGTCGCCTTCGGGCGCCGTCTGGAGCTCGGGGCCGAGGAGCTGGAACGTATCCGCCGCACCGCCCTCGGCGGCACCGCGCCCGTCAACCTGCTCCGCCCGCGCGCCCGCAGGCTGCTGCTGGACGCCCTGTGGGCCAGGTCGGGGGCGGCCGACCGGCACACCGACCCGGAGCTGGCCGCCGAACTGCGCTCCTCCTTCGACGAGGACGTCAGCTCCGAGGACTCCTTCGCCGCCTTCCTCGACGCCTGGTGGCCCGAGCTGACCCCGAAGGCCGTGCTCGCCGCCATGGCCGACGAGAAGCGGCTCGGCCGCTGGGCCCGCCGGATCCTCAACCCCGGCGAGATCCGCAAGGTCGCCCGCTCCCTGGCCCGGGACGGCTACTCGGTCCACGACATCGCCCTGCTCGACGAACTGCAGGCGATCCTCGGCGTCCCGGCCCGGCCGCGCAAGAAGCGCGAGATCGATCCGCTGGACCAGCTCACCGGCCTGGAGGAGCTGATGCCGGTGCGCGAGGAGTCGCAGCGGGAGCGGGCCGAGCGGCTCGCGCAGGAGCGCACCGAGTACGCCCACGTCATCGTGGACGAGGCGCAGGACCTCACCCCGATGCAGTGGCGCATGGTCGGCCGCCGCGGCCGGCACGCCACCTGGACGGTCGTCGGCGACCCCGCCCAGTCCTCCTGGTCCGACCCGGACGAGGCGGCCGAGGCCCGCGACGAGGCCCTGGGAACCCGGCCCCGGCGCCGCTTCCAGCTCACCGTGAACTACCGCAACCCGGCGGAGATCGCCGAACTGGCCGCCAGGGTGCTCGCGCTCGCCATGCCGGGCGCCGAGGCGCCGAGCGCGGTCCGCTCCACGGGCGTCGAGCCGCGTTTTTCGGTGGTGGGGGAGTCCCTGGGGGCCACGGTGCGGGCCGAGGCCGAGCGGCTGCTGGACCTGGTGGACGGCACGGTCGGCGTGGTCGTCGCGATGAACCGGCGCGAGGAGGCCCGGCGCTGGCTGGCCGGTCTCGGCGACCGGGTGGTGGCGCTCGGCAGCCTGGAGGCCAAGGGCCTGGAGTACGACGCGACGGTGGTCGTCTCGCCCGCGGAGATCGCCGACGAGTCCCCGGCCGGCCTGCGCGTGCTGTACGTGGCGCTGACCCGGGCGACCCAGCAGCTCACGGTGGTCTCGGGCGACCGCGACGAACCGGACGCGGCCGGGGTGCCGGATCTGCTGCGGGACTGAACTCTCCGGTGAATCCCCGGGACAGGAATGGTCACCGGCATCCGTTTGTTAGCCTGGATGCGGCACCGGCTCGATCCAAGCCCCCGGGCCCAACCTTCGTCCCTTCGAGGGACCACTTGCCGCGAGGCGAGCATGGCGGGTCGGTGTCGTCAGCGTGAGAGAGGCCCACGTCCGTGTGACGTGGGCCTCTTTCTTTTGACCGATCGTTTCTCGTATGGTGGAAATGGTTTTCCGAAACTGGCACACCGCTCATGAACACAACGTCCGCAATCCAGGGCGACTACCACGTACTCCGCGGTAGGTGCGACGATCGGACGGCTACAACTCGCGACACGGTGAAAGCAGAGGAAGTCGGCCATGGCAACGGCGCCCAGCGTCTCCTACTCGATGACCATCCGGCTGGAGGTGCCCGCGAGCGGAACCGCCGTCTCGCAGCTCACCACCGCGGTGGAGTCCTCCGGAGGCTCGGTGACCGGCCTCGACGTCACCGCGTCCGGGCACGAGAAGCTCCGTATCGACGTCACCATCGCGGCCACCTCCACGGCCCACGCCGAGGAGATCGTCGAGAAGCTGCGCGGGATCGAGGGCGTCACCCTCGGCAAGGTCTCCGACCGCACGTTCCTGATGCACCTCGGCGGCAAGATCGAGATGGCGTCGAAACACCCCATCCGCAACCGTGACGACCTGTCCATGGTCTACACGCCCGGCGTGGCCCGCGTCTGCATGGCCATCGCCGAGAACCCCGAGGACGCCCGTCGCCTCACCATCAAGCGCAACTCCGTTGCGGTCGTGACGGACGGCTCCGCCGTGCTCGGCCTCGGCAACATCGGCCCCAAGGCCGCGCTGCCGGTCATGGAGGGCAAGGCGGCCCTCTTCAAGCGCTTCGCCGGCATCGACGCCTGGCCGATCTGCCTCGACACCCAGGACACCGACGCCATCGTCGAGATCGTCAAGGCCATCGCCCCCGGGTTCGCCGGCATCAACCTCGAGGACATCTCCGCCCCCCGCTGCTTCGAGATCGAGGCCCGGCTCCGCGAGGCCCTCGACATCCCCGTCTTCCACGACGACCAGCACGGCACCGCGATCGTCGTCCTCGCCGCCCTGACCAACGCACTTCGCGTCACGGACAAGGCCATCGAGAACATCCGGGTCGTCATGTCCGGCGCCGGCGCGGCCGGCACGGCCATCCTCAAGCTGCTGCTCGCCGCAGGCGTGAAGAACGCCGTCGTCGCCGACATCCACGGCGTCGTCCACTCCGGCCGCGAGGACCTGGTCGCCGCGCCCGCGGACTCCCCGCTGCGCTGGATCGCGGACAACACCAACCCCGAGGGCCTCACCGGCACGCTCAGGGAGGCCGTGCGCGGCGCGGACGTCTTCATCGGCGTCTCCGCCCCGAACGTGCTCGACGGCGACGACGTGGCCGCCATGGCCGACGGCGCCATCGTGTTCGCGCTCGCGAACCCCGACCCCGAGGTCGACCCGGCAATCGCCCGTCAGACGGCGGCCGTTGTGGCCACCGGCCGCTCCGACTTCCCGAACCAGATCAACAACGTGCTGGTCTTCCCGGGCGTCTTCCGCGGCCTGCTGGACGCCCAGTCCCGCACCGTCAACACCGAGATGATGCTCGCCGCCGCGCAGGCCCTCGCCGACGTGGTCAGCCAGGACGAGCTGAACCCGAACTACATCATCCCCAGCGTCTTCAACGACAAGGTCGCGGGCGCGGTCGCCGGGGCGGTCCGCGAGGCCGCGAAGGCGGCGGGCGCGACCGCCTAGCCGGCCTCGCCGCCGCTCGCCGCCCGGCCGCCCCCGGCGCCGCTCGCCGCCGCGCCGGATGACGGTGGGGCGGCGGCCGGGTGACGTCCCGATGACGGCGTGCCGTACTGTGCTGGGGCTGTGAGGATCACCACGGCGGCCCCTGCACCGGCGCGTCGTGGAACCAGCCGATGCCGTGTGCCCTCTAGGGTGACGCCGAGCGGGCGCTCTTCGTGCGACTCCCCAGGGTGTTCTCACGACTCCTACGGGTGCCGGATTGGCTTTACCGCCGCAGGTAGGGGCAGGATGCTCCCCCAGGGACTCCGTCCCCGGGGGTACCCCCACTGGGCGCGAGCGCATCGGCATCGCAGTGCCTCGGGCGGATCCGCCGCGTGGCACACCCCAACGGCAAGAAATACACGGGAGTAACAACATGAACCGCAGTGAGCTGGTGGCCGCGCTGGCCGACCGCGCCGAGGTGACCCGGAAGGACGCCGACGCCGTGCTGGCCGCGTTCGCCGAGACCGTCGGCGAGATCGTCGCCAAGGGCGACGAGAAGGTCACCATCCCCGGTTTCCTGACCTTCGAGCGCACCCACCGTGCCGCTCGCACCGCCCGCAACCCGCAGACCGGCGAGCCGATCAACATCCCCGCCGGGTACAGCGTGAAGGTCACCGCGGGCAGCAAGCTCAAGGAAGCCGCCAAGGGCAAGTAAGCGGAAGCGCTCCGCTCTGAGCGCCGGTCCACTGGAGCGCCGTTCGACCGGAGCGCCGTGGCTGGCTGCGGGCCGGGCTGTCGCCGGCCGCGCCCGCGCGGCGGAGCCGCAGGTCCGACTGAGCCCCGCGCCCCTTTCGGGGCGCTTTCAGCTGAAGACGCCACATGGGCGGCCCCCCTTTCGCCAGGGGGACCGCCCATTTCCCGTTCGTGAGGCCTAGCCGAGCGCCTTGCCCGGCAGCTCGACCTTCGCGCCCAGCTCCACGAGCTTCTCCATGAAGTTCTCGTAGCCGCGGTTGATCAGGTCGATGCCGTGGACACGGGACGTGCCCTCGGCCGCCAGGGCCGCGATGAGGTACGAGAAGCCGCCGCGCAGGTCGGGGATGACCAGGTCGGCGCCCTGGAGCTTCGTGGGGCCGGAGACGACCGCGGAGTGCAGGAAGTTGCGCTGTCCGAAGCGGCAGTCGGAGCCGCCCAGGCACTCGCGGTAGAGCTGGATGTGCGCGCCCATCTGGTTCAGCGCGGAGGTGAAGCCGAGCCGGGACTCGTACACCGTCTCGTGGATGATGGACAGGCCCGTGGCCTGGGTCAGGGCCACCACCAGCGGCTGCTGCCAGTCGGTCTGGAAGCCGGGGTGCACGTCCGTCTCCAGCGCGATGGACTTCAACTGCCCGCCGGGATGCCAGAAACGGATGCCCTCGTCGTCGATCTCGAAGGCGCCGCCCACCTTCCGGTAGGTGTTCAGGAACGTCATCATCGACCGCTGCTGGGCGCCGCGGACGTAGATGTTGCCGTTGGTCGCGAGCGCGGCGGAAGCCCAGGACGCGGCCTCCAGGCGGTCCGGCAGGGCGCGGTGGGTGTAGCCGGACAGCTTGTCCACACCGGTGATGCGGATCGTGCGGTCGGTGTCCATCGCGATGATCGCGCCCATCTTCTGCAGCACGCAGATGAGGTCCTCGATCTCCGGCTCGACGGCCGCGTTGGACAACTCCGTGACGCCCTCGGCGAGTACGGCCGTCAGCAGCACCTGCTCGGTCGCGCCGACGGACGGGTACGGCAGCCGGATCTTCGTGCCGCGCAGTCCCTTCGGCGCCTCCAGGTACTGCCCGTCCGCGCGCTTCTCGATGACCGCGCCGAACTGCCGCAGCACGTCGAAGTGGAAGTCGATGGGCCGGCCGCCGATGTCGCAGCCGCCGAGACCCGGGATGAACGCGTGGCCGAGACGGTGCAGCAGCGGGCCGCAGAAGAGGATCGGGATGCGGCTGGAGCCGGCGTGGGCATCGATGTCGGCGACGTTGGCGCTCTCGACGTACGTCGGGTCGAGCACCAGCTCGCCGGGCTCCTCGCCGGGACGGACCGTCACCCCGTGCAGCTGGAGCAGGCCGCGCACGACCCGCACGTCACGGATGTCGGGAACATTGCGCAGTCGGCTCGGCGCGCTGCCCAGCAGGGCGGCGACCATGGCCTTCGGTACGAGGTTCTTCGCACCTCGGACACGGATCTCGCCCTCCAGCGGGGTTCCGCCGTGGACAAGCAGGACATCGTCGTTGACGGTCATGTATCTCGCGTTCCGATGAGTTGGGCAGGGGGTGGCTGCGGCCGATCACTCGCGCAGGGGCCGGGGAGACAGCGTAATCGCCGATTACCCCCCGTCCGTAAGTCCAAGTACCGCCCAGACACGTCATAGCTGTGTCACAACACGAACCGTGCGCTTTCGGACACATGGGGTCACCGCTCGCGGCGTGCGCCGGTAGTGCTTCCGCGCTCTCTGAGCTGCGTTCACTCCCCGGCCCCGATTGGCTCCCCACCGGAGGGGAAGATGCGGGATCATGTCTGGCATGACCGAGGTGTCCTCGCTCACAGGGCGGCTGCTCGTGGCCACTCCCGCCCTGGCGGACCCGAACTTCGACCGCGCGGTGGTGCTCCTTCTCGACCACGACGAGGAGGGCTCCCTCGGTGTCGTCCTCAACCGCCCCACCCCGGTGGACGTGGGCGACATCCTGGAGGGCTGGGCCGACCTCACCGGCGAGCCCGGTGTGGTCTTCCAGGGCGGCCCCGTCTCGCTGGACTCGGCGCTCGGCGTCGCGGTGATCCCCGGCGGGGCGAACGGCGACCTCGCCCCGCTGGGCTGGCGCCGGGTGCACGGCGCGATCGGCCTGGTCGACCTGGAGGCGCCGCCGGAGCTGCTGGCCTCCGCCCTGGGCTCCCTGCGCATCTTCGCCGGATACGCCGGCTGGGGGCCGGGCCAGCTGGAGGACGAGCTGGTCGAGGGCGCCTGGTACGTGGTCGAGTCCGAGCCGGGGGACGTCTCCTCACCGGCCCCGGAGAGACTCTGGCGCGAAGTGCTGCGCCGCCAGCGCAACGAGCTGGCGATGGTGGCCACGTATCCGGACGACCCGTCGCTCAACTGAAGGCTGTGAGCTTCAGTACCCTTGGGCTTATGAGCACTCTCGAGCCCGAGCGCGGGACTGGTACGGGGACCCTCGTAGAGCCGACGCCACAGGTGTCCCACGGCGACGGCGACCACGAGCGCTTCGCCCACTATGTCCAGAAGGACAAGATCATGGCGAGCGCCCTCGACGGCACCCCCGTCGTGGCGCTGTGCGGCAAGGTCTGGGTGCCGGGCCGCGACCCGAAGAAGTACCCCGTGTGTCCCATGTGCAAGGAGATCTACGAATCCATGGGCAGCGGCGGCGACGACAAGGGCGGCGACAAGTAGGGGCCCGTCCGAGTCCGTGAGGCCCCCGGTGCGCGCGCCGGGGGTTTCGCCGTCCTCTGGTCGGGCAGTGGTCCAGACCGGTAGCCTCGTCGCGGTTGTGCACAGAGCGAAACGGTCGTTGCGCACAGTGCAACGCCTGGGGCGGAGGTACGACGGCGGCATGAGCGGCACACCCCGCGGGGCGAGCGACCGGTTCCGTGCGGCGCCCGACCGGTGCCTCTTTCCGGAGCCTCAGGTGGCGTTGATCCCGGCGCCGAGCAGCCTGGCGGCCTCGTTGCCCGGCGGCGGCACCGGGTTCGTCGTCGACGGGGACACCGGGATCGAGGCCACCGAGAGCACCGAGCGGGTCGCACGCTGGCTGCGGACCTCCGTCGGGGCCGCGACCGGGCTGCCGCTGGCCCCGCACCGCGACAGCGGTTCCCGCATCCTGCTGCGGATCAATCCCTCGCTCGAGGACGAGTTCGGCAGCCCCGAGGCCTATCAGCTGTCCGCCGACGGCTGTCTGGTCGGCATCGACGGCGCGAGCGAGGCCGGCCTGTTCTGGGGCGCCCAGACCTTCCGCCAGCTGCTCGGTCCCGAGGCGTTCCGGCGCGCTCCGGTCACCGGCCGCACCGCGTGGGAGGTCCCGGCCGTCACCGTGCGCGACGCGCCCCGGTTCCGCTGGCGGGGTCTGCTCCTGGACGTGGCCCGGCACTTCATGCCCAAGGACGGCGTGCTGCGCTATCTCGACCTGATGGCCGCGCACAAACTGAACGTCTTCCACTTCCATCTGACCGACGACCAGGGCTGGCGGCTCGAGATCAAGCGGTATCCGAAACTGACCGAAACCGCCTCCTGGCGGCCGCGGTCGAGATTCGGTCACCGGGCCTCCCCGCTGTGGGAGGAGAAACCGCACGGGGGTTACTACACCCAGGACGACATCCGGGAGATCGTCGCCTACGCCGCGGAGCGGCACATCACCGTCGTCCCCGAGATCGAGGTACCCGGGCATTCGCAGGCCGCCATCGCCGCGTACCCGGAGCTCGGCAACACCGACGTCGTCGACACCACCGCGCTCACCGTCTGGGACGACTGGGGCATCTCGGCCAACGTGCTCGCCCCCACCGACACCGTCCTGCGCTTCTACGAGGGGGTGTTCGAGGAGGTTCTGGAGCTGTTCCCGTCACGGTTCGTCCATGTCGGCGGCGACGAGTGCCGCAAGGACCAGTGGGCCGCATCGGCGACCGCCAGGAACCGGATCGCCGGCCTCGGCCTGGCCGACGAGGACGAGCTGCAGGCGTGGTTCATCGGCCACTTCGACGCCTGGCTCGCCGCGCGCGGGCGCCGGCTCATCGGCTGGGACGAGATCCTGCAGGGCGGGCTCGCGAAGGGGGCCGCGGTGTCCTCCTGGCGCGGTTACCGCGGCGGGATCGCGGCCGCGCGGGCCGGGCACGACGTCGTCATGTGCCCGGAGCAGTACGTGTACCTGGACCACCGTCAGGCCCCGGGCGCGGACGAACCTGTGCCGATCGGGTACGTGCGCACCCTGGAGGACGTCTACCGGTTCGAGCCGGTGCCGGACGGGCTCACCGAGGCCGAGGCCCGGCATGTGCTGGGGACTCAGGCCAACGTCTGGACCGAGGTGCTGGAGGACGCCGCGCGCGTGGACTACCAGGCCTTCCCCCGGCTCGCCGCCTTCGCCGAGGTGGCCTGGAGTCGCCTGCCCGCGCCCGCGCAGCGGGACTTCGCCGGCTTCGAGCGCCGTATGACGGCCCATTACGCGCGGCTCGACGCCCTCGGCGTCGCCTACCGGCCGCCCGCCGGCCCCCGGCCGTGGCAGAAGCGCCCCGGCGTCCTCGGCCGCCCGATCGAGGGACCGCCGCCCGCCGGGTGACCTCCCTCGCGAGGCGGTCGTTTCGAACAAGTGCCGGAAAACCGCGCCAAGCATCACCGAAGAGTGTCAACCGTCGCGCATGGTCGATGCCGTACGAAAACGGAACATCTCCGCGGTGAGGTGGGCGAACACCTCGTGATGCCGGGCGGCGGACCCCCGTCCTCGGGTCTTGCGAAGATGTGCCAGAGTTGCCACGTCCGCCCTGTGAGCACGTACCGTACGGCCACACAGGTGGGACCAGGTGGGGCAGCGGGAAGGGGCAGCCGGTTTGACCACGCACGCACCGCAGGCGGAGCAGGCCGTCACGCTGCCCACGACGCTGGACGAGGCCGTGGCGGCCCTCACCGCCATGCCCGCCGCCGTGCCCGTGGCGGGCGGCACCGACCTGATGGCCGCCGTCAACTCCGGCCAGCTCAGGCCCGCCGCCCTGGTGGGCCTCGGGCGGATCAGCGAGATCCGCGGCTGGCAGTACCAGGACGGCCACGCGCTGCTCGGCGCGGGCCTCACCCACGCGCGCATGGGCCGCCCCGACTTCGCGGCCCTGATCCCGGCGCTCGCCGCCGCCGCACGCGCCGCGGGCCCGCCGCACATCCGCAACGCGGGCACCCTGGGCGGCAACATCGCCTCGGCCGCGCCCACCGGCGACGCCCTGCCGGTGCTGGCCGCCCTGGAGGCGACACTGATCATCGCGGGCCCGGGCGGAGCCCGCCGGGAGATCCCGGTGTCGCACCTGCTGGCCGGCATGGAGATGCTGCGCGGCGGCGAACTCATCGGGTACGTGCGCGTGCCGCTGCTGCACGCCCCGCAGGTCTTCCTGAAGGCCACCGGACGCAC
This genomic interval from Streptomyces sp. NBC_00557 contains the following:
- a CDS encoding beta-N-acetylhexosaminidase, with amino-acid sequence MSGTPRGASDRFRAAPDRCLFPEPQVALIPAPSSLAASLPGGGTGFVVDGDTGIEATESTERVARWLRTSVGAATGLPLAPHRDSGSRILLRINPSLEDEFGSPEAYQLSADGCLVGIDGASEAGLFWGAQTFRQLLGPEAFRRAPVTGRTAWEVPAVTVRDAPRFRWRGLLLDVARHFMPKDGVLRYLDLMAAHKLNVFHFHLTDDQGWRLEIKRYPKLTETASWRPRSRFGHRASPLWEEKPHGGYYTQDDIREIVAYAAERHITVVPEIEVPGHSQAAIAAYPELGNTDVVDTTALTVWDDWGISANVLAPTDTVLRFYEGVFEEVLELFPSRFVHVGGDECRKDQWAASATARNRIAGLGLADEDELQAWFIGHFDAWLAARGRRLIGWDEILQGGLAKGAAVSSWRGYRGGIAAARAGHDVVMCPEQYVYLDHRQAPGADEPVPIGYVRTLEDVYRFEPVPDGLTEAEARHVLGTQANVWTEVLEDAARVDYQAFPRLAAFAEVAWSRLPAPAQRDFAGFERRMTAHYARLDALGVAYRPPAGPRPWQKRPGVLGRPIEGPPPAG
- a CDS encoding FAD binding domain-containing protein, which encodes MTTHAPQAEQAVTLPTTLDEAVAALTAMPAAVPVAGGTDLMAAVNSGQLRPAALVGLGRISEIRGWQYQDGHALLGAGLTHARMGRPDFAALIPALAAAARAAGPPHIRNAGTLGGNIASAAPTGDALPVLAALEATLIIAGPGGARREIPVSHLLAGMEMLRGGELIGYVRVPLLHAPQVFLKATGRTGPGRALASVAVVLDPARRGVRCAVGAIAPMPLRPLEAEQWVAQLIDWDNDRALVPEALNAFGEYVAAACIPDPAPEPDGSVPALPPAVLHLRRTVAALARRALGRALS